The following proteins come from a genomic window of Sphingobium cloacae:
- a CDS encoding HpcH/HpaI aldolase family protein has product MNSYEFVEDQVMINAKTELLSKVRAGVQPIGTFVTSIDPATSSIFGSVGFDFVIIDCEHGPMDKVHALNHVRAAEAAGIFALARILEKSASQIQSFLDIGVQGVIVPHVDNAEQAQTVAKACRYGPGGRGMCPICNAARYSLDGWQEHMHQSNENILSIIMIESRAGVENIEAIAAVDGIDGIMFGPGDLSQDMGLDLVSDKAQLTAAWDRVRNAVRTAGKIILVPAGFGFEGADMVVRDMDLMMLREQAIRVINAHRA; this is encoded by the coding sequence ATGAACAGTTATGAGTTTGTAGAGGATCAGGTGATGATAAATGCAAAGACCGAGCTTTTATCGAAAGTCCGCGCTGGCGTTCAACCAATCGGGACATTTGTGACCTCCATCGATCCTGCTACGTCCAGTATTTTTGGTTCTGTTGGGTTCGACTTTGTTATTATTGATTGTGAGCATGGTCCGATGGATAAGGTTCATGCTCTGAACCACGTGCGTGCGGCGGAAGCTGCGGGCATCTTTGCTCTCGCCCGCATTCTGGAAAAATCGGCCTCACAGATCCAATCCTTCTTGGATATAGGCGTTCAGGGAGTGATCGTCCCGCACGTGGATAATGCGGAGCAAGCCCAAACAGTAGCGAAAGCCTGCCGATACGGTCCCGGCGGGAGAGGGATGTGCCCAATCTGCAATGCTGCTCGATATTCGTTGGACGGCTGGCAGGAACACATGCATCAATCGAATGAGAATATCCTTTCGATTATAATGATTGAATCGCGCGCAGGGGTCGAGAATATCGAAGCAATTGCTGCTGTCGATGGCATAGACGGGATTATGTTTGGGCCGGGAGACCTTTCCCAAGACATGGGATTAGATTTAGTGTCCGACAAGGCACAGTTGACAGCCGCTTGGGACCGCGTTCGAAATGCCGTTCGCACCGCAGGTAAAATCATTCTTGTACCGGCGGGATTTGGATTCGAGGGCGCCGATATGGTTGTGCGAGATATGGATTTGATGATGCTCAGGGAGCAAGCGATCCGGGTGATCAATGCACACCGGGCATAG
- a CDS encoding SMP-30/gluconolactonase/LRE family protein has protein sequence MSQNLSVRAVAEGLGFLEGPVALEDNRLLFTDIGAGTLNVLDLSSGQVTVFANVRGAANGVAIGPDGAFYVCNNGGMTCEKSKSGYNVPLPGTRGIDPISPCIQRVSANGAVEVLYTHCGDIPLIAPNDLVFDKHGGFYFTDTGHPTGRNVDLGGLYYAKADGSSIIELIHESPPHLPLSQPNGCGLSPDGSRLYVAETAGARIWYWNIRAPGELQQEPEQFIRNGGVLLHGNSTYQMYDSLAIDSDGNICVAAIIKGGIDVVDPEGNLLYFVSLPLYDPFPTNICFGGADLQKAYITASGTGIIYEVSWPTAGLKLNY, from the coding sequence ATGAGCCAAAATCTGTCTGTTCGCGCGGTAGCCGAGGGCCTTGGGTTCTTGGAGGGGCCAGTAGCTTTAGAAGATAATCGCCTGTTGTTTACAGACATCGGCGCAGGAACCCTTAACGTACTGGATCTTAGTTCCGGTCAGGTCACGGTCTTCGCGAATGTCCGGGGAGCCGCCAATGGTGTTGCAATCGGACCTGACGGTGCTTTCTATGTTTGCAACAATGGCGGAATGACTTGCGAGAAATCAAAGTCTGGCTATAATGTTCCTCTGCCTGGCACGAGAGGCATCGACCCTATTTCACCGTGCATCCAACGTGTAAGCGCTAACGGGGCTGTGGAGGTCCTTTACACCCACTGCGGCGACATTCCCCTTATAGCGCCGAACGATCTTGTGTTCGATAAGCACGGCGGCTTCTATTTTACCGATACCGGTCATCCGACTGGCCGAAACGTGGATCTAGGAGGCCTATATTATGCAAAGGCCGATGGTAGCTCTATCATTGAACTCATCCATGAGTCGCCACCCCATCTCCCGCTTAGCCAACCAAACGGGTGTGGACTCTCCCCAGATGGCTCGAGGCTTTATGTCGCAGAAACAGCCGGCGCGCGTATATGGTATTGGAATATTAGGGCGCCTGGGGAACTGCAACAAGAGCCAGAACAATTCATACGAAATGGCGGCGTTCTTTTGCACGGCAACTCCACATATCAGATGTATGATTCGCTGGCGATCGACAGCGATGGAAACATCTGCGTTGCTGCGATCATAAAAGGCGGCATAGATGTCGTGGATCCGGAAGGAAATCTGCTCTATTTTGTCAGCTTGCCGCTCTACGATCCTTTTCCGACGAATATATGTTTCGGCGGCGCCGACTTACAGAAAGCCTACATTACTGCAAGCGGAACCGGAATAATCTACGAAGTTAGTTGGCCGACAGCGGGCCTGAAATTAAACTATTAA
- the istA gene encoding IS21 family transposase: MIRLGELMMILELHRQGVSISAIARRTGRDPKTIRKYIERGIEAPVYGPRMLGRPNKLAPYLEFLRERVTAFPDLTAARLTREIRELGYMGAYTAVKRFLAAIRPENGPKPFEVRFETPPGVQAQVDFARFVVEFTDEPGVSRIVWLFSLVLGHSRFLFARYVMHQDLQSLLRCHMQAFEALGGVPIEILYDRMKTAVTGEDDQGHIIYNRSLLALAGHYRFVPRACRPYRAKTKGKVERPFSYIRKDFFLGRSFRNLDDLNVQLIDWLDTVANVRVHGTTQRIIAEAFAAEQPELQLLPAGRFDAVLKLERRVSHDGMVSVGGNYYSVPDRTRRVVEIQQLPDKIRIVDLGQVIAEHPVLEGRRQYRIDPAHRTGSSGAKRRIHGKEVIAIGRVGEHVAVRSLAIYQAIGSQLARGDRP; the protein is encoded by the coding sequence ATGATCCGACTTGGAGAATTGATGATGATCCTCGAACTACATCGGCAGGGCGTATCGATATCCGCCATTGCCCGACGCACTGGTCGCGATCCCAAGACCATCCGAAAATATATCGAACGGGGCATCGAGGCCCCGGTTTACGGCCCTCGCATGCTGGGTCGACCGAACAAACTGGCACCCTATCTGGAATTTTTGCGTGAGCGAGTGACGGCCTTTCCCGATCTGACTGCGGCGCGCCTGACGCGGGAAATCCGTGAGCTGGGATATATGGGCGCCTATACCGCGGTAAAGCGGTTCCTGGCAGCGATCCGGCCGGAAAACGGCCCCAAGCCCTTTGAGGTTCGGTTCGAGACGCCGCCTGGCGTGCAGGCACAGGTCGACTTTGCCCGGTTCGTCGTCGAATTTACCGATGAGCCCGGCGTCAGCCGGATCGTCTGGCTGTTCAGCCTGGTGCTGGGACATTCGCGCTTCCTGTTTGCGCGCTACGTCATGCATCAGGATCTCCAAAGCCTGTTGCGCTGTCATATGCAGGCCTTTGAAGCGCTCGGCGGCGTCCCGATCGAGATCCTCTACGATCGCATGAAAACCGCTGTGACCGGGGAAGATGATCAGGGCCACATCATCTACAATCGATCATTGCTGGCTCTGGCCGGGCATTATCGCTTCGTGCCGCGCGCCTGCCGTCCCTATCGGGCCAAGACCAAGGGAAAGGTCGAGCGGCCATTCAGCTATATCCGCAAGGACTTCTTCCTGGGCCGGAGCTTCCGCAATCTGGACGATCTCAATGTCCAGCTGATCGACTGGCTCGATACCGTCGCCAACGTCCGTGTCCACGGCACGACGCAGCGGATTATTGCTGAAGCCTTCGCCGCCGAGCAGCCTGAGTTGCAGCTGCTCCCGGCGGGCCGCTTTGACGCTGTTCTGAAGCTGGAGCGCCGCGTCAGCCACGATGGGATGGTCTCGGTCGGCGGCAATTACTACAGCGTTCCCGATCGCACCCGGCGCGTCGTCGAAATCCAGCAGTTACCCGACAAGATCCGGATCGTAGACCTGGGCCAGGTCATTGCCGAGCACCCGGTTCTTGAGGGGCGTCGGCAGTACAGGATCGATCCTGCGCATCGGACAGGCAGCAGCGGCGCCAAGCGCCGTATCCATGGCAAAGAGGTAATCGCCATCGGTCGTGTAGGCGAGCATGTCGCCGTGCGCTCCCTGGCCATCTATCAGGCGATCGGCAGCCAACTGGCGCGGGGAGACCGGCCATGA
- a CDS encoding zinc-dependent alcohol dehydrogenase, producing the protein MTEFARAVVFTAPETFEIQDIPIAEVGPDDMFVAVELGGVDGSELHMFKGELPWFNSRAPIVFGDEIVGRVHSIGMAAAARRGLAVGDRVTIEARWPCNDCRYCASGQYYLCSRNVDGRGYGTITAREMPSLWGGYATHVYVPKEALVYAVPEDLPAKTALVACSTLANGLTWSGVAGAGAGKVIAIIGPGPQGIGCALASVQAGAQVIVIGLAKDRERLAFVERYGAKTLAIAEGESHIDLAKRIRHVFGEIDAVIEAAGYQPAKDLALELVRPTGTIVHVSIPTPIEQPLDWMKMLFKEITLRCPVSHPNMVPTAIALAHDMFKNGVDIGEFISHVFPLERAEDAIHAASYRGDEVPIKVALDPQMRV; encoded by the coding sequence ATGACTGAATTTGCTCGAGCTGTTGTCTTTACGGCACCCGAAACCTTTGAAATTCAGGATATCCCGATCGCAGAGGTTGGGCCTGATGATATGTTTGTAGCCGTTGAGCTTGGTGGCGTCGATGGCTCTGAACTCCACATGTTCAAGGGAGAATTGCCATGGTTCAATTCTAGGGCGCCGATCGTATTTGGCGATGAGATCGTTGGTCGCGTTCATTCCATTGGAATGGCAGCGGCAGCGAGGCGGGGCCTTGCCGTCGGTGATCGAGTGACGATAGAAGCACGCTGGCCTTGCAACGACTGCAGGTATTGCGCTTCCGGGCAATATTATCTTTGCTCGAGAAATGTCGACGGCCGAGGCTACGGAACAATCACCGCGCGGGAAATGCCGTCGCTGTGGGGTGGCTACGCAACTCATGTATACGTTCCGAAGGAAGCTCTCGTATATGCCGTCCCTGAGGATCTCCCTGCCAAGACAGCATTGGTTGCATGTTCCACGCTGGCTAATGGTTTGACCTGGTCAGGAGTTGCTGGGGCCGGTGCGGGTAAGGTGATCGCCATAATCGGACCAGGCCCACAGGGTATTGGATGCGCACTTGCGTCAGTACAGGCTGGTGCTCAAGTTATTGTAATAGGTCTCGCGAAGGATAGAGAACGGCTAGCGTTCGTCGAACGTTATGGCGCCAAGACCTTGGCAATCGCCGAAGGCGAATCTCATATTGATCTCGCCAAGCGCATTCGACATGTCTTTGGCGAAATTGATGCTGTGATTGAGGCGGCTGGATATCAGCCCGCGAAGGATCTCGCTCTCGAACTCGTGCGCCCCACTGGCACTATAGTTCATGTGTCGATACCAACACCGATCGAGCAGCCGCTAGATTGGATGAAGATGCTCTTCAAAGAAATAACACTTCGGTGCCCGGTATCCCATCCTAACATGGTTCCAACAGCGATAGCGCTCGCGCATGATATGTTTAAGAACGGAGTCGATATTGGTGAGTTCATCTCACACGTTTTCCCACTTGAACGCGCGGAGGACGCCATTCATGCGGCATCATATCGCGGAGATGAAGTTCCGATTAAGGTCGCACTCGATCCTCAGATGCGTGTTTAA
- the istA gene encoding IS21 family transposase has product MLIVETVVRIRREHAGGKAIKAIARDLRLSRKVVRKAIRSPEAAFNYQRKVQPLPRIGPYQDRLDALLEENEGRGRRDRLRMTRIHDLLVREGFDGSYDAVRRYAARWRAARRKDAGEGAPAFIPMTFQPGEAYQFDWSHEDVEIAGKPMRVKVAHMRLCDSRAPYVRAYPREGQEMLFDAHARAFAFFGGVPRRGIYDNMKTAVTAVFTGKERVFNRRFLIMTDHYMVEPTACSPAAGWEKGQVEQQVQTIRGRFFQPRLRFASLAELNGWLEAECRRWAEHHAHPERGDITVAEALDMERPALQPILAPFDGFHESEHAVTGTCLISFDRNRYSVMSTAARRTVQVRSYADRIVIRCGDAIVGEHERHFGRNRTIYDPWHYLPVLAHKPGALRNGAPFQDWDLPPALHRLRRRLGTGDEADRRFVRVLSAVLTDGLEPVEAAVREALANGTASDELILNILSRRREPATPHSIVTSEDRMLQHPPLADCARYDLLRGYDAAA; this is encoded by the coding sequence ATGTTGATCGTGGAGACAGTGGTTCGGATTCGGCGTGAGCATGCAGGGGGGAAGGCGATCAAGGCGATCGCGCGCGACCTTCGTTTGTCGCGGAAGGTAGTCCGCAAGGCGATCCGGTCGCCGGAGGCGGCGTTCAACTATCAGCGCAAAGTCCAGCCGCTGCCGCGGATCGGTCCTTATCAGGATCGTCTCGATGCGCTGCTTGAGGAGAACGAGGGGCGCGGCCGCCGCGATCGGCTACGGATGACGCGTATCCATGACCTGCTGGTGCGCGAGGGGTTCGATGGATCCTATGATGCGGTGCGCCGCTATGCGGCGCGCTGGCGTGCTGCGCGGCGGAAGGATGCTGGCGAAGGCGCACCGGCGTTCATCCCGATGACCTTCCAGCCGGGTGAGGCCTACCAGTTCGACTGGAGCCACGAGGATGTGGAGATCGCCGGCAAGCCGATGCGGGTGAAGGTGGCGCATATGCGTCTCTGCGACTCGCGCGCACCCTATGTCCGGGCCTATCCGCGCGAGGGCCAGGAGATGCTGTTCGATGCCCATGCCCGGGCGTTCGCGTTCTTCGGCGGTGTGCCGCGACGCGGTATCTACGATAATATGAAGACGGCGGTGACGGCCGTGTTCACCGGCAAGGAGCGTGTGTTCAACCGCCGCTTCCTGATCATGACCGATCATTACATGGTCGAGCCGACCGCCTGCTCGCCGGCGGCGGGATGGGAGAAGGGCCAGGTCGAGCAGCAGGTCCAGACGATCCGAGGCCGCTTCTTCCAGCCGCGACTCCGGTTCGCCAGCCTGGCCGAGCTCAACGGGTGGCTGGAGGCCGAGTGCCGGCGCTGGGCCGAGCATCATGCCCATCCCGAACGCGGGGATATTACCGTCGCCGAGGCGCTGGATATGGAGCGACCGGCCCTGCAGCCGATCCTGGCACCGTTCGACGGCTTCCATGAGAGCGAGCATGCCGTCACCGGCACCTGCCTCATCAGCTTCGATCGCAACCGCTACTCGGTCATGTCGACGGCCGCACGCCGGACCGTTCAGGTGCGCTCCTATGCCGATCGCATCGTCATACGCTGCGGCGATGCGATCGTCGGGGAGCATGAGCGCCACTTCGGTCGGAACCGCACGATATACGATCCCTGGCATTATCTGCCGGTCCTCGCGCACAAGCCCGGCGCGCTGCGTAACGGCGCACCGTTCCAGGACTGGGATCTGCCGCCCGCCCTGCACCGATTACGGCGAAGGCTCGGCACCGGGGACGAGGCCGATCGCAGGTTCGTGCGGGTCCTCTCGGCGGTGCTCACCGATGGCCTGGAGCCGGTAGAGGCTGCCGTGCGCGAAGCGTTGGCGAACGGAACGGCCAGCGACGAGCTGATCCTCAACATCCTCTCCCGGCGCCGCGAGCCGGCGACACCCCACAGCATCGTCACTTCGGAAGACCGGATGCTGCAGCATCCTCCGCTCGCCGACTGTGCCCGCTATGATCTGCTGCGAGGCTATGATGCAGCGGCATGA
- a CDS encoding AraC family transcriptional regulator, with protein MFPTDDAKAGIISRLDATTLVGGSVYEITTPNLTLHWRVSPRRPIFKARLSNGPISKPGQMAIVAADIRAYIIAGQADETLHTLICNIDPDWLSQIADKPIRADMQISSLDFYNAAIEMYLRRAVEEITVCDLKSDFAISSLSDLIGIELCRVLGCHDSKRDAIMPKKRIQSVRNFIMESEIVPNVSDIAREFNVSIGYLSKSFKNLSGINLHRFIDEQRMERAKSMLISNTPIKRVAYLSGYSNHSAFGFAFKRYTGQTPQAFQIQHFRKT; from the coding sequence GTGTTTCCTACTGATGACGCAAAGGCAGGGATTATTAGCCGCCTTGATGCTACCACGTTGGTTGGCGGAAGCGTCTATGAAATTACAACACCAAATTTGACGCTTCATTGGCGAGTGTCGCCGAGGCGTCCCATATTCAAAGCGAGATTGTCCAATGGACCTATTTCTAAACCAGGTCAAATGGCTATCGTTGCTGCTGACATCCGCGCATACATTATAGCGGGCCAGGCCGATGAAACTCTCCATACTTTAATTTGTAATATAGATCCGGATTGGCTCTCACAAATCGCTGATAAGCCTATCCGTGCTGATATGCAGATTTCGAGTCTCGATTTTTACAATGCTGCGATCGAGATGTATCTGCGTAGAGCTGTTGAAGAGATAACTGTTTGCGATCTGAAGTCGGATTTTGCTATTTCGTCTCTTAGTGACCTCATCGGAATTGAACTGTGTCGAGTCTTGGGGTGTCACGACAGCAAGCGCGACGCGATAATGCCTAAGAAACGAATTCAAAGCGTTCGCAACTTTATTATGGAATCAGAAATCGTTCCAAATGTAAGTGATATAGCACGAGAATTCAACGTAAGTATCGGATATTTAAGCAAAAGCTTTAAAAATTTGTCTGGTATAAATCTTCATCGATTCATAGACGAACAGCGGATGGAGCGTGCGAAGAGCATGTTGATAAGCAACACGCCCATAAAGCGTGTTGCTTATTTATCAGGATACTCAAACCACAGCGCTTTCGGATTTGCCTTCAAGCGCTACACTGGGCAGACACCACAGGCGTTTCAAATCCAGCATTTCCGGAAAACTTAA
- a CDS encoding cytochrome P450 has protein sequence MQNRSNRPEFSVDFDHESLSHALNWPEEFKTLRSRCPLAWTESHGGYWVASRYQDIVDIAQNSGVFTSHKEFDPATGAVVGGLSIPPMPTPRGIPDETDPPEWGGFRSFLNRRFAPKAVESRRRRTEQLTTFLIDRVIEAGKFDIVDDLTNPLPALSTMDLFGLPLGEWREFADPLHRMMYTPKEHPDFLEAVKGWDWIRTRIEEEIEKRRTNPQDDLLSHLAHGEIDNKKLDRATIWSIALNVIIGGVDTTTALTANALMYLSECPDERRYLIENPDKLPVAREEFVRFFSPIHGLARNAAMDAEVQGRFIGQGERIYLAYASGNRDESIFHDADEINVRRFPRFRGQSLTGDSVADSRLAFGGSLGRADRRYGRRMGSDRAAAAA, from the coding sequence ATGCAAAATAGATCTAACAGGCCGGAATTTTCTGTGGATTTTGACCACGAGTCATTGTCGCACGCGTTAAACTGGCCGGAGGAATTTAAGACGCTTCGATCTCGTTGTCCGCTTGCTTGGACGGAGAGCCATGGCGGATACTGGGTGGCTTCTAGATACCAAGACATAGTCGACATCGCGCAGAATTCCGGCGTATTTACGTCTCACAAAGAATTTGATCCAGCAACAGGTGCTGTCGTGGGAGGGCTATCGATCCCGCCGATGCCGACACCGAGAGGCATACCGGATGAAACTGATCCGCCGGAGTGGGGCGGCTTTAGGAGTTTCCTGAACCGCCGTTTTGCTCCCAAGGCGGTCGAAAGCAGACGACGGCGTACCGAGCAGTTGACTACATTTTTGATTGATCGTGTAATCGAAGCGGGCAAATTTGATATTGTTGACGATTTGACCAATCCTCTGCCTGCGCTTTCCACAATGGATCTTTTTGGATTGCCACTTGGTGAATGGCGGGAATTTGCTGATCCTCTTCATCGTATGATGTATACGCCGAAAGAACACCCGGACTTTCTTGAAGCAGTAAAGGGTTGGGACTGGATTCGAACGCGCATCGAGGAGGAAATTGAGAAGCGGCGAACAAATCCACAGGATGATTTGCTATCCCACCTGGCGCATGGAGAGATCGACAATAAGAAGCTGGATCGAGCGACTATATGGAGCATCGCGCTCAACGTAATCATTGGTGGGGTCGATACCACGACAGCGTTGACTGCGAACGCGCTCATGTATCTGTCCGAATGTCCAGACGAGAGACGGTATCTTATTGAAAATCCAGACAAGCTTCCGGTTGCCAGAGAGGAATTTGTACGATTCTTTTCTCCGATCCATGGGTTGGCTCGTAACGCCGCCATGGATGCGGAAGTTCAGGGCCGGTTTATAGGGCAGGGTGAGCGAATCTATTTGGCTTATGCGTCCGGAAATAGGGACGAGAGCATTTTCCATGATGCTGATGAAATCAATGTCCGTCGATTTCCTAGGTTTCGTGGACAAAGCTTGACTGGGGACTCGGTCGCTGATTCAAGGCTGGCTTTTGGAGGCAGCCTTGGGCGAGCGGATCGGCGTTACGGACGAAGAATGGGAAGTGATCGGGCCGCTGCTGCCGCCTGA
- a CDS encoding TonB-dependent receptor translates to MISARMFKCQLLLGVCVIAPVATASAQVADQGLADIVVTATKREGRLQNVPVTVSAFTGDALAKANITDAKDLGMVTPGLTITSGNGVVTPFARGIGNDVAVFGNEASTAVYVDGVYYARLPEAAFQLSDVERIEVLKGPQGTLFGRNASGGLINIITLDPGNELGGKITAGYGNYDAKKLQGFIGGPIAPGVRASLSGYFIDHDGWGKYVTTGDDTNYLNEKFVRGKIVADVSERTEIKISGEYLYFRSDIGQASNAYRGTTQGYQVTASGASPKYISGPLAGMPTGLADPDGPVITPARFYDSNNSFPTLRINKSYAFSFRLKQDLGFAEFLAISAYRKESEGAVIIDPDNTPLRGTDVDLHPRAKTFTQELQLTSRSGSPIEWIIGAYYLYTKTGYYPSAFNGLTINAQVADSFGLANPVPGARFQMFGSQTVNSYAAFGQATYKVADHTNITLGGRYTIDKLVAVGRTEIYSGYQSPAYTLLASIPALDANGDNPHARFSKFTYKASLDHHFSNDVMAFASISRGYKAGVFNTQPVSITPAKPEIVDAYEIGLKTEFFDRKVRLNLAAFWNDVKNPQTYRFDNTAVIFGNAQKARTKGVELEATVRAARGLTLTGGATYLDARYRKFTNAVFVLPAGTVVVDPIGNPAGVFVPGNGLGVTGDASGNRMSRSPKFTGNIGFNYDLELGGGTVGLSGNYAYNSGYYWFPDNRLRQRRYGVLNSAVSFTPAGERIVVAVWGKNLANKKYYSLAAENNGASGDASAPAPPRT, encoded by the coding sequence TTGATTAGTGCCAGAATGTTTAAATGTCAGTTGCTTCTAGGGGTTTGTGTCATCGCACCCGTTGCAACGGCGTCCGCGCAGGTTGCCGACCAGGGCTTGGCAGATATTGTAGTCACGGCGACAAAGCGAGAAGGGCGGCTGCAGAACGTTCCAGTGACGGTGAGCGCGTTTACCGGTGACGCTTTGGCCAAGGCAAACATCACCGACGCCAAAGACCTTGGGATGGTCACGCCGGGACTTACTATCACATCTGGAAACGGCGTGGTTACGCCATTCGCGCGTGGTATAGGTAACGATGTTGCCGTCTTCGGAAACGAAGCCAGTACTGCTGTCTATGTTGACGGCGTTTACTATGCACGTCTGCCAGAGGCCGCGTTTCAACTAAGTGACGTGGAAAGGATAGAGGTCCTTAAGGGTCCCCAAGGAACCTTGTTCGGTAGAAATGCCAGCGGTGGTTTAATAAATATCATCACGCTTGATCCCGGAAATGAGCTAGGGGGAAAGATCACCGCGGGTTATGGAAATTATGATGCAAAGAAACTCCAAGGTTTTATAGGCGGACCGATAGCGCCTGGTGTACGGGCAAGTCTGTCGGGCTATTTTATAGATCATGACGGCTGGGGAAAATATGTTACTACAGGCGATGATACAAACTATCTTAACGAAAAGTTTGTGCGTGGGAAGATTGTTGCCGATGTGTCAGAGCGTACTGAGATCAAGATTTCCGGCGAATATCTTTATTTCAGGTCAGATATCGGTCAAGCAAGCAACGCTTACCGGGGAACGACTCAAGGTTATCAGGTGACTGCGAGCGGGGCGTCGCCGAAATACATCAGTGGGCCGCTTGCTGGCATGCCGACCGGGTTGGCCGATCCAGATGGTCCCGTGATTACTCCCGCAAGGTTCTATGACAGCAACAACAGCTTTCCAACGTTACGAATTAATAAATCGTATGCATTTTCTTTTCGTTTGAAGCAGGACCTTGGATTTGCTGAATTCTTAGCCATTTCGGCTTATCGTAAGGAGTCCGAAGGAGCTGTCATAATTGATCCCGACAATACGCCCTTGCGGGGTACGGATGTCGATCTTCATCCAAGGGCCAAGACCTTTACACAAGAGCTGCAATTGACGTCGAGGTCCGGTTCCCCGATTGAATGGATAATCGGTGCTTATTATTTATACACCAAAACTGGTTATTACCCTTCTGCATTCAATGGTTTAACGATAAATGCGCAAGTGGCTGATTCGTTTGGTTTGGCAAATCCGGTACCCGGCGCCAGATTCCAAATGTTTGGAAGTCAAACGGTGAACTCTTACGCGGCATTTGGCCAAGCAACTTATAAGGTCGCCGACCACACGAATATCACCCTTGGAGGTCGATACACGATTGATAAGTTGGTCGCCGTAGGTCGTACCGAAATTTATTCAGGTTACCAAAGTCCTGCATACACATTGTTGGCCTCTATTCCGGCATTGGACGCAAACGGTGACAATCCGCATGCGCGCTTCAGTAAGTTCACATATAAGGCCTCGCTAGACCATCATTTTAGCAATGACGTGATGGCCTTTGCTTCCATCAGCAGGGGTTATAAAGCCGGGGTTTTCAATACTCAACCGGTGAGCATTACCCCTGCGAAGCCGGAAATTGTTGACGCCTACGAGATTGGTCTGAAAACCGAGTTTTTCGATCGGAAAGTGCGGCTTAATCTTGCTGCATTCTGGAATGATGTAAAAAATCCTCAGACTTACCGGTTCGATAATACCGCCGTGATCTTTGGTAACGCGCAAAAGGCTCGTACAAAGGGAGTCGAGTTGGAAGCCACAGTGCGCGCAGCAAGAGGGTTAACGTTGACGGGTGGCGCGACATATCTGGACGCTAGATACCGGAAGTTTACAAATGCGGTGTTCGTCCTTCCCGCGGGCACGGTTGTTGTCGATCCAATCGGAAATCCGGCAGGCGTGTTTGTTCCAGGCAACGGGCTCGGCGTCACTGGCGACGCTTCCGGGAATAGAATGTCCCGATCTCCGAAATTCACAGGCAATATCGGATTCAATTATGATCTCGAGCTTGGCGGCGGGACGGTCGGTCTAAGTGGGAACTACGCATACAATAGCGGATACTACTGGTTTCCCGACAACAGGTTGCGGCAACGGAGGTATGGTGTTTTAAACTCCGCAGTAAGCTTCACGCCGGCTGGAGAGCGCATTGTTGTAGCCGTGTGGGGCAAGAACCTCGCAAACAAGAAGTACTATAGTTTGGCAGCCGAAAATAACGGCGCGTCGGGAGATGCATCTGCTCCTGCGCCCCCTCGCACATAG
- the istB gene encoding IS21-like element helper ATPase IstB — protein sequence MNHGGAASRVDNIRRSLVHLKMPRALEMLDATLRGIEQGKIDGIEAIDILLNEELSLRENRRIKAALRMARLPIIKTLDGYDFSFQPSLDRNRILALAGLDFINRAEVVHLLGPPGTGKSHIATALAVEAVKAGKSVYFIPLADLIASLTKAEREGTLREKIRFLCRSSLLVVDEIGYLPVTPGGGNLFFQLVNARYEKGAMILTSNRGFAEWGDVFGDPVVATALLDRLLHHAVVIQIEGSSYRMRQHADLLPEHARMAPSINPPPLPKRRGRPPAKEKPDLHHG from the coding sequence ATGAACCATGGGGGTGCCGCATCCCGCGTCGATAATATCCGCCGCAGCCTCGTCCATCTCAAAATGCCACGCGCCCTGGAGATGCTCGACGCCACCCTGCGCGGCATAGAGCAGGGCAAAATCGATGGCATCGAGGCCATCGACATATTGCTGAACGAAGAACTGTCGCTCCGGGAGAACCGCAGGATCAAGGCAGCCCTGCGCATGGCAAGGCTGCCGATCATCAAGACGCTGGACGGATATGACTTCTCCTTCCAGCCATCGCTCGACAGGAACCGCATCCTGGCGCTCGCTGGCCTGGACTTCATCAACCGGGCCGAGGTGGTGCATCTGCTGGGCCCGCCCGGTACCGGGAAAAGCCATATCGCCACGGCCCTTGCCGTCGAGGCCGTGAAGGCGGGCAAGAGCGTCTACTTCATCCCGCTCGCCGATCTGATCGCTTCACTGACCAAGGCTGAACGCGAGGGCACGTTGCGCGAGAAGATCCGCTTCCTATGCCGATCCTCCCTGCTCGTCGTCGACGAGATCGGGTATCTTCCCGTCACGCCCGGCGGCGGCAATCTCTTCTTCCAGCTCGTCAACGCCCGATACGAAAAGGGTGCCATGATCCTGACATCCAACCGCGGCTTCGCCGAATGGGGTGATGTCTTTGGCGATCCGGTGGTGGCCACCGCGCTGCTCGACCGCCTTCTTCACCACGCTGTGGTCATCCAGATCGAGGGCTCCAGCTATCGCATGCGACAGCACGCCGACCTCCTGCCCGAGCATGCGCGCATGGCACCGTCCATCAACCCGCCGCCCTTGCCGAAACGGCGCGGCCGCCCGCCAGCAAAGGAAAAGCCCGATCTCCATCACGGCTGA